Proteins from a genomic interval of Brucella melitensis bv. 1 str. 16M:
- a CDS encoding cytochrome b, giving the protein MSSKTYIWDDRSGYGLVSRGFHWLMALLFLWQFASAILRVFAKDMPIYSFFWSAHFQLGFALLVLALLRGVWGLMNIHRRPHKDGAIGKLAVLGHLAIYVLMITIPSLALLRAYGSGRGFSFLGMPIFAKTDIQNAMLTAPANALHGPLGWVLLAAIVGHVAMALVHHFALRDDTLRYMTGHGTPN; this is encoded by the coding sequence ATGAGCAGCAAAACATATATATGGGATGATCGTAGCGGTTACGGTCTTGTCAGCCGCGGCTTCCACTGGTTGATGGCCTTATTGTTTCTCTGGCAGTTCGCTTCGGCCATTCTGCGTGTTTTTGCAAAAGATATGCCAATCTATAGCTTCTTCTGGTCGGCGCATTTTCAGCTCGGCTTTGCCCTTCTTGTGCTGGCTCTGCTGCGTGGTGTCTGGGGGCTGATGAATATTCACCGCCGTCCGCACAAGGATGGCGCCATTGGCAAGCTGGCCGTCCTGGGACATCTTGCAATCTATGTGCTGATGATCACAATTCCATCATTGGCGTTGTTGCGCGCCTATGGCAGCGGACGCGGTTTTTCCTTTCTGGGCATGCCGATTTTCGCAAAGACCGATATACAGAATGCGATGCTCACCGCGCCGGCTAACGCGCTTCATGGCCCGCTTGGCTGGGTGTTGCTGGCGGCGATTGTCGGTCATGTGGCGATGGCGCTGGTGCATCACTTCGCACTGCGTGACGATACGCTGCGCTATATGACGGGCCATGGTACGCCAAACTAG
- a CDS encoding nucleoside deaminase, with protein MRKAASITKANSATPMDIALEEAHAAGERGEVPIGAVIVRDGEIIARAGNRTREFNDVTAHAEILTIRQAGEMLGSERLIDCDLYVTLEPCAMCAAAISFARIRRLYYGASDPKGGGIEHGGRFYTQPTCHHAPEIYPGFCEADARKILKDFFREKR; from the coding sequence ATGCGAAAAGCGGCGAGCATCACAAAGGCTAACAGCGCCACGCCGATGGATATCGCGCTTGAAGAAGCGCACGCCGCCGGTGAACGCGGCGAAGTGCCGATCGGCGCCGTTATCGTGCGCGATGGCGAAATCATCGCACGCGCGGGAAACCGCACACGAGAGTTCAACGACGTTACCGCACATGCCGAAATACTGACAATCCGCCAAGCCGGAGAGATGCTAGGCTCGGAACGGCTGATCGACTGCGACCTCTATGTGACGCTGGAGCCCTGCGCCATGTGCGCTGCCGCCATTTCCTTCGCCCGGATCAGGCGCCTTTATTATGGCGCATCCGACCCCAAGGGCGGCGGCATAGAGCATGGGGGCCGCTTTTACACGCAGCCCACATGCCATCATGCCCCCGAAATCTATCCGGGTTTTTGCGAAGCCGACGCCCGAAAAATCCTGAAGGATTTCTTCCGCGAAAAACGCTGA
- a CDS encoding monovalent cation:proton antiporter-2 (CPA2) family protein — MVANGGSLYLQSLMILGGAIIAAPLFKRLGLGTVLGYLAAGITIGPVARLIADGEEFLHFSELGVVFLLFIIGLELNPSRLWSLRHSIFGLGTAQVLLCGAALAALGVYLAGLDTEAAIIIGFGLALSSTAFAMQVLEDRAETNQKHGQRAFAILLFQDLAIVPILAIIPALSPNEPSQASAGFHLATAIASIAALVIAGRYLINPMFRIIANTGAREVMIAAALFVVLGSASLLQYAGLSMAMGAFIAGVLLAESSYRHELEADIEPFRGIFLGLFFVAVGLSLNLSVILEYWAVILAAVPIFMATKIVIIYLLCRIFRSSHNDAVRIAFLLPQGGEFAFVLFSAASAAAIISCALGSELVAAVTVSMALTPLSVAIGSRLLIKDKADDIIEENFDGAGSDVLMIGFSRYGQIAAQILLAGGIDVTVIDSSSNRVRAAGKFGFRIYFGDGTRKDVLEAAGIRKAKIVAICTHKKSTTNHIVNLIQSEYPDVRLFVRSYDREHTLQLRAQGVEYELRETFESGLLFGQRTLEGLGLSEANAYAIREDVRQRDEDRLHVQASEGIMAGRHLLFNKPVTPEPLVKPTREGQRIDKSDDGQRAPSPQETAAAPVAAE; from the coding sequence ATGGTCGCAAATGGCGGGAGCCTTTACCTACAGAGCCTGATGATTCTGGGAGGTGCTATCATCGCCGCGCCCCTGTTCAAACGACTGGGGCTTGGCACCGTGCTTGGCTATCTTGCTGCGGGCATCACCATCGGCCCGGTCGCGCGCCTCATTGCGGATGGCGAGGAATTCCTGCATTTTTCCGAATTGGGTGTGGTTTTCCTGCTCTTCATCATCGGGCTTGAACTGAACCCTTCACGCCTGTGGTCGCTGCGCCATTCGATCTTCGGTCTGGGGACCGCACAGGTACTCCTGTGCGGCGCGGCGCTGGCCGCGCTTGGCGTCTATCTTGCCGGGCTGGATACGGAAGCCGCCATTATCATCGGCTTCGGCCTTGCCCTTTCCTCGACCGCCTTTGCCATGCAGGTTCTGGAAGACCGTGCCGAAACCAACCAGAAGCACGGGCAGCGCGCCTTCGCCATCCTGCTGTTCCAGGACCTGGCCATCGTGCCCATTCTGGCAATCATTCCCGCCCTTTCGCCGAATGAACCCTCGCAGGCAAGTGCTGGCTTTCATCTTGCCACGGCCATTGCCTCGATTGCCGCACTGGTTATTGCCGGGCGCTATCTCATCAATCCCATGTTCCGCATCATCGCCAATACGGGTGCGCGCGAAGTGATGATCGCAGCCGCCCTGTTCGTGGTGCTGGGATCGGCAAGCCTCCTGCAATATGCGGGCCTTTCCATGGCCATGGGCGCATTCATTGCAGGTGTGCTGCTCGCCGAATCCTCCTACCGGCATGAGCTGGAAGCCGACATCGAACCGTTCCGCGGAATTTTCCTCGGCCTGTTCTTCGTTGCAGTCGGGCTTTCGCTCAACCTCTCCGTTATCCTGGAATATTGGGCCGTGATCCTTGCCGCCGTCCCCATTTTCATGGCGACGAAGATTGTCATCATCTACCTTCTCTGCCGCATCTTCCGCTCCAGTCACAATGATGCGGTGCGCATTGCCTTCCTGCTGCCGCAGGGCGGTGAATTCGCTTTCGTTCTTTTTTCCGCCGCCTCTGCTGCGGCAATCATCTCCTGCGCACTCGGTTCCGAACTGGTCGCAGCAGTCACCGTTTCCATGGCGCTGACGCCGCTTTCCGTCGCCATCGGTTCAAGGCTTCTCATCAAGGACAAGGCCGACGATATAATCGAGGAAAATTTCGACGGCGCGGGCTCGGATGTCCTCATGATCGGCTTCTCGCGTTACGGGCAGATCGCGGCACAGATTCTCCTTGCCGGCGGCATTGATGTGACTGTGATCGACAGTTCCTCCAACCGTGTCCGCGCGGCCGGCAAGTTCGGTTTCCGCATCTATTTTGGCGATGGCACCCGCAAGGATGTGCTAGAAGCGGCAGGCATCCGCAAGGCCAAGATCGTTGCCATTTGCACGCACAAGAAATCGACGACCAACCACATCGTCAATCTGATCCAGTCGGAATATCCCGACGTGCGCCTGTTCGTGCGCTCCTATGACCGCGAACATACGCTGCAACTGCGCGCGCAGGGTGTGGAATACGAGCTGCGTGAAACCTTTGAATCCGGCCTTCTGTTCGGGCAGCGCACGCTGGAGGGGCTGGGCCTTTCCGAAGCCAATGCCTATGCGATCCGCGAAGATGTGCGCCAGCGCGACGAAGACCGGCTGCATGTGCAGGCATCAGAGGGGATCATGGCGGGGCGCCACCTGCTTTTCAACAAGCCAGTTACGCCCGAACCGCTGGTCAAGCCCACGCGCGAGGGCCAGCGCATCGACAAATCGGACGATGGGCAGCGCGCGCCATCCCCGCAGGAAACGGCCGCCGCACCCGTTGCCGCGGAGTAA
- a CDS encoding M16 family metallopeptidase, with product MNLSMSNFKRAFPLCGALHDARAVAGLLAASFTMLIVCTLPARAIEIQEVVSPKGIHAWLVEDNSVPLVSMRFSFKGGASQDPSGKEGIANLMTGLFDEGAGDLDSDAFQERIDNLGAEMSFSASQDSVSGGVRMLAENRDAATDLVALAVNEPRFDQEAIDRIRQQIVAGIEAAQRNPSTIASRKFAEVLYGNHPYARDDEGTVKSLQSISRDDLANFHRKNFARDKLTVGVVGAINAKDLGVMLDRIFGDLPASAELVPVPDAKLALGTTTSLNFDMPQTSISFVYPAIPRKDPEFFAAYLMNHILGGGFTSRLYNEVREKRGLAYSVSSSMVMHDHVSELMISTATRPDKAQDSLKIIREQVAAMANDGPTEEELAAAKSFLKGSYAVNNLDSSGAIANTLVSLQEAGLPSDYIDKRSELIDAVTLDQVKAIAWKLLQAEPAILIYGPAQS from the coding sequence ATGAACCTGTCCATGTCGAATTTCAAACGCGCTTTCCCCCTTTGCGGCGCCCTTCATGACGCCCGTGCCGTCGCTGGCCTCTTGGCTGCGTCCTTCACCATGCTGATCGTCTGCACCCTGCCGGCGCGCGCCATCGAGATCCAGGAAGTGGTTTCGCCAAAAGGTATCCACGCCTGGCTGGTGGAAGACAATTCTGTTCCGCTCGTTTCCATGCGCTTCTCGTTCAAGGGCGGCGCCTCGCAAGATCCCTCCGGCAAGGAGGGGATTGCCAATCTGATGACCGGCCTTTTCGATGAAGGTGCGGGCGATCTCGATTCCGATGCCTTTCAGGAGCGGATCGATAATCTGGGCGCGGAAATGAGTTTTTCCGCTTCGCAGGATTCGGTTTCCGGCGGCGTCCGTATGCTGGCCGAAAATCGTGATGCCGCGACCGATCTCGTGGCGCTTGCCGTCAACGAGCCGCGCTTCGATCAGGAAGCCATCGACCGCATTCGCCAGCAGATTGTTGCAGGCATTGAGGCCGCACAGCGCAATCCGTCTACGATTGCGTCGCGCAAGTTTGCCGAAGTGCTTTACGGCAACCACCCTTATGCGCGTGACGATGAGGGAACCGTGAAATCCCTGCAATCGATCAGCCGCGATGATCTTGCGAATTTCCATCGCAAGAATTTCGCCCGCGACAAGCTGACCGTTGGCGTTGTGGGTGCCATCAACGCCAAGGATCTGGGCGTCATGCTCGACAGGATTTTTGGCGACCTGCCCGCCTCGGCGGAACTGGTTCCGGTGCCGGATGCGAAGCTTGCGCTTGGCACCACCACCAGCCTGAATTTCGATATGCCGCAGACGTCGATCAGCTTCGTCTACCCGGCCATTCCGCGCAAAGACCCTGAGTTTTTTGCCGCCTATCTGATGAACCATATTCTGGGCGGCGGTTTCACCTCGCGTCTTTATAACGAAGTGCGTGAAAAGCGCGGCCTTGCCTATTCGGTGTCCTCGTCCATGGTCATGCACGACCATGTTTCCGAACTGATGATTTCCACCGCCACCCGGCCTGACAAGGCCCAGGACTCATTGAAAATCATTCGTGAGCAGGTTGCCGCCATGGCCAATGACGGCCCGACCGAGGAAGAGCTTGCCGCAGCCAAGAGCTTTCTCAAAGGCTCCTATGCGGTGAACAATCTCGATTCGTCGGGAGCTATTGCCAATACGCTGGTGAGTTTGCAGGAAGCCGGGCTTCCAAGCGATTATATCGACAAGCGTTCCGAACTCATCGATGCTGTCACGCTGGATCAGGTCAAGGCCATTGCCTGGAAACTGCTTCAGGCCGAGCCTGCGATCCTGATCTATGGACCGGCGCAAAGTTAA
- a CDS encoding pseudouridine synthase has translation MMAQGDAVTLLKGLYQMTTEDDNKGGKPPHGRKGHSDRPGRPDWDSRPRREGGDRDKPRKFGSRGAPVEEETSERIAKRLARAGIASRREAETMIAAGRIAVNGKVLESPAVNVKRTDIITVDGKPLRQKERTRLWLYHKPAGLVTTNRDPEGRPTVFEALPPEMPRVLSVGRLDINTEGLLLLTNDGGLSRVLELPSTGWLRRYRVRAHGKVTRQQLDELKNGIAVDGVFYGSVEAELERVQGANVWISIGLREGKNREVKNILGALGLTVGRLIRVSFGPFQLGDLEEGAVREIKGRTLRDQLGDKLIEESGADFDAPVLNEFSNAAVQGRTRREMEEGELPQEGERRRAPREREWISSTGERRRGREEKTEKVEPRRRGNANVWMAPGARPKGEKEAAKPARVEHQQPHRSAKFSGDLQMRPRRFSEEERGGEESGERRYKRPEGRFEREGGRPDNREKYEKHEGAGKERRPGKRERAELRNAEGQTTERGKGGSEGRKPGKPGGPRSEGRFGGADRDTRSGPRGSGPRGAGDGPRRGHDGKPGGKPGGKPTGRPGGKPGTKPGGGGRSGGGGADRRR, from the coding sequence ATGATGGCGCAAGGTGACGCGGTAACGCTGCTGAAAGGCCTATATCAGATGACCACAGAAGACGACAACAAGGGCGGGAAGCCCCCTCATGGCCGCAAAGGGCATTCAGATCGCCCTGGCCGCCCTGACTGGGACAGCCGCCCGCGCCGCGAAGGCGGCGACCGCGACAAGCCTCGTAAATTCGGTTCCAGGGGCGCGCCGGTCGAAGAGGAGACGAGCGAGCGGATAGCCAAGCGTCTGGCGCGCGCGGGCATTGCCTCGCGCCGCGAGGCGGAAACGATGATTGCTGCCGGGCGCATTGCGGTTAATGGCAAGGTGCTGGAAAGCCCCGCCGTCAATGTAAAGCGCACCGACATCATCACCGTCGACGGCAAGCCGTTGAGGCAGAAGGAGCGCACCCGCCTGTGGCTCTATCACAAGCCCGCCGGTCTCGTGACCACCAATCGCGACCCGGAGGGCCGCCCGACGGTTTTCGAGGCCCTGCCGCCGGAAATGCCACGCGTATTGTCGGTCGGGCGTCTTGATATCAACACGGAAGGCCTTCTGCTCCTTACCAATGATGGCGGGCTGTCGCGCGTTCTGGAATTGCCCTCCACGGGTTGGTTGCGCCGCTATCGCGTGCGCGCGCATGGCAAGGTCACGCGGCAGCAGCTTGATGAATTGAAAAACGGCATCGCGGTCGATGGCGTTTTTTATGGCAGCGTGGAAGCCGAGCTTGAGCGCGTTCAGGGCGCGAATGTCTGGATTTCCATTGGCCTGCGTGAAGGCAAGAACCGTGAAGTGAAGAATATTCTTGGTGCGCTGGGCCTTACGGTCGGCCGCCTTATCCGCGTTTCCTTTGGGCCATTCCAACTGGGCGATCTGGAAGAGGGCGCTGTTCGCGAGATCAAGGGGCGCACATTGCGCGACCAGCTTGGCGACAAGCTGATTGAGGAATCCGGTGCGGATTTTGATGCGCCGGTTCTCAATGAGTTTTCCAATGCCGCCGTGCAGGGGCGCACGCGCCGTGAAATGGAAGAAGGCGAGCTGCCACAGGAAGGCGAACGCCGCCGCGCCCCGCGTGAGCGCGAATGGATTTCCAGCACGGGCGAACGCCGTCGCGGACGCGAAGAGAAGACCGAAAAGGTAGAGCCGCGCCGTCGTGGCAATGCCAATGTGTGGATGGCTCCCGGCGCGCGCCCGAAGGGCGAAAAGGAGGCTGCAAAGCCTGCGCGCGTGGAACATCAGCAACCGCACCGTTCTGCAAAGTTCAGTGGCGATCTCCAGATGCGCCCGCGCCGCTTCAGCGAGGAAGAGCGCGGCGGCGAGGAAAGCGGCGAACGCCGTTACAAACGCCCTGAAGGTCGTTTCGAGCGGGAAGGCGGCCGGCCGGATAATCGCGAAAAGTACGAAAAGCACGAGGGCGCTGGCAAGGAACGCCGCCCCGGCAAGCGTGAGCGCGCCGAACTGCGCAATGCGGAAGGCCAGACGACTGAACGCGGCAAAGGTGGTTCTGAGGGGCGCAAGCCCGGAAAGCCGGGTGGTCCGCGCAGCGAAGGCCGTTTTGGCGGTGCCGACCGCGATACGCGCTCTGGTCCGCGTGGTTCCGGCCCGCGTGGTGCGGGTGATGGGCCGCGCCGCGGTCATGACGGAAAACCGGGCGGTAAGCCAGGTGGCAAGCCAACTGGCAGACCCGGTGGCAAACCGGGTACCAAGCCGGGTGGTGGGGGCAGGTCGGGAGGCGGCGGTGCGGATCGTCGGCGGTAA
- a CDS encoding patatin-like phospholipase family protein, translated as MDKALSSSPRFAVAFGGGGARGIAHIHVVDVLNELGIQPVAIAGSSIGSIIGSSMANGMSGKDIYDYMASIFTNRSEVVRRMWQTRPAHWAELFKGGLRVSQFNIEKVLDVFLPDSFPSNVEDLKIPITITAVDFHGAREIHISDGDLRSAIAASCAIPPVFAPVRRNGRILVDGGLFNPVPFDLLFDKADIVIGIDVVGGPVGPDDHMPTTFEAVIGTSQLTMCSIIENKFRYRPPHIFVRPNVERIGLLDFLKFEQVISQSAAVRDELKRAIEQALDGKVAPILPEKLPDL; from the coding sequence GTGGATAAGGCCCTGTCGTCATCGCCCCGTTTCGCCGTTGCCTTTGGCGGCGGCGGCGCGCGTGGCATTGCCCATATTCATGTCGTCGATGTGCTGAACGAATTGGGCATCCAGCCCGTTGCCATTGCCGGATCGTCCATCGGTTCCATTATCGGTTCGAGCATGGCGAATGGCATGTCCGGCAAGGACATATATGACTATATGGCGTCTATCTTCACCAATCGTTCGGAAGTCGTCAGGCGCATGTGGCAGACCCGCCCGGCCCATTGGGCGGAGTTGTTCAAGGGCGGGTTGCGGGTCAGCCAGTTCAATATCGAGAAAGTGCTGGATGTTTTTCTGCCCGACAGCTTCCCATCCAATGTGGAAGACCTGAAAATTCCCATAACCATTACGGCGGTGGATTTTCATGGCGCGCGGGAGATTCATATAAGCGATGGTGATTTACGCTCGGCCATAGCTGCGTCCTGCGCCATTCCACCCGTTTTTGCGCCGGTGCGCCGCAATGGCCGCATTCTGGTCGATGGCGGGCTGTTCAATCCGGTGCCGTTCGACCTCCTTTTCGACAAGGCGGATATCGTCATCGGCATCGATGTGGTGGGAGGCCCGGTCGGCCCCGACGATCATATGCCCACCACGTTTGAGGCGGTGATCGGCACCAGCCAGCTTACCATGTGCTCGATCATTGAAAACAAGTTCCGCTATCGCCCGCCGCATATTTTCGTCAGGCCCAATGTGGAGCGGATCGGGCTGCTTGATTTCCTGAAATTCGAGCAGGTCATAAGCCAGAGCGCAGCGGTGCGGGACGAGTTGAAACGCGCGATCGAACAGGCGCTCGATGGCAAGGTCGCCCCGATCCTGCCGGAAAAATTGCCTGATCTTTGA
- a CDS encoding M16 family metallopeptidase — MSTVLGFALALPLAGGAVRAEMQPAAPAETQPAPAAPAAPVAQAALPEISRLDGVSNFTLPNGMQVVVIPDHRAPVVTQMVWYHVGAADEAPGVSGIAHFLEHLMFKGTKNHPAGEFSARIASIGGQENAFTSYDYTAYFQRVSPEALEMVMDFESDRMENLVLDEEAVKTEREVILEERRMRIDSNPGAMLMENTDAVLFYNHPYRKPVIGWQQEMEKLSLKNAIDFYNQYYTPNNATLVIAGDVTPERVRELAMKTWANVHKRAEVLLRERPQEPAKHAARVVTLHDERVSTPSFRISWLVPSYANEKRFANVKPGDAPALDLLSEILGGSQLSRLYQQLIVKQGIAAETGASYDGDALDDGTFSVYGVPRNGASLGDVEKAVAAQVDRIIRDGVTQAELDQARNRFLKAVIFARDSQTGMARIYGSALSVGQTVDDIQKWPDLIKSVTVDQIKDVARRYLVKDQAVTSYLLPPDTEAESARKKPNAPANDASASGAGGAIQ, encoded by the coding sequence TTGTCTACCGTTCTGGGCTTTGCATTGGCCCTGCCGCTTGCAGGCGGTGCCGTTCGGGCAGAAATGCAGCCTGCGGCCCCGGCCGAAACTCAGCCAGCACCTGCGGCCCCGGCGGCACCCGTGGCGCAGGCAGCCCTGCCGGAGATTTCCCGGTTGGACGGGGTCAGCAATTTCACGCTTCCAAACGGTATGCAGGTGGTGGTCATTCCCGATCACCGTGCCCCTGTCGTCACCCAGATGGTCTGGTATCATGTCGGTGCGGCGGATGAAGCCCCCGGCGTTTCGGGCATTGCGCATTTTCTCGAACATCTGATGTTCAAGGGCACCAAAAACCACCCGGCAGGCGAGTTTTCGGCCAGAATCGCCTCAATCGGCGGGCAGGAAAACGCTTTCACCTCTTATGATTATACGGCCTACTTCCAGCGTGTTTCGCCGGAAGCGCTGGAAATGGTGATGGATTTTGAATCCGACCGGATGGAAAATCTGGTTCTGGACGAGGAAGCGGTGAAGACCGAGCGCGAGGTCATTCTGGAAGAGCGCCGGATGCGCATCGATTCCAACCCTGGCGCAATGCTCATGGAAAACACTGATGCTGTGCTTTTCTATAACCATCCCTATCGCAAGCCGGTGATCGGCTGGCAGCAGGAAATGGAAAAGCTGAGCCTGAAGAATGCCATCGATTTCTACAATCAATATTATACGCCCAATAATGCGACGCTGGTGATTGCGGGTGATGTGACGCCGGAGCGTGTGCGCGAGCTTGCGATGAAGACCTGGGCGAACGTCCACAAACGCGCCGAGGTTTTGCTGCGCGAACGCCCGCAGGAACCGGCGAAACATGCAGCCCGTGTCGTAACCCTGCATGATGAGCGTGTCAGCACACCCTCCTTCCGCATTTCATGGCTGGTGCCTTCCTATGCCAATGAAAAGCGATTTGCGAATGTGAAACCCGGCGATGCGCCGGCGCTTGATCTTTTGAGTGAAATACTGGGCGGGTCGCAGCTTTCGCGGCTTTACCAGCAATTGATCGTCAAGCAGGGCATCGCTGCTGAAACAGGCGCAAGCTATGACGGCGATGCGCTGGATGACGGCACGTTCTCGGTCTATGGCGTACCGCGCAACGGCGCATCGCTTGGCGATGTCGAAAAAGCTGTCGCAGCGCAAGTGGATCGTATCATCCGGGATGGTGTCACACAGGCTGAACTCGATCAGGCGCGCAACCGTTTCCTCAAGGCGGTGATTTTCGCGCGCGACAGCCAGACCGGCATGGCGCGCATCTATGGTTCGGCGCTTTCGGTTGGCCAGACGGTGGATGATATCCAGAAATGGCCCGATCTCATCAAAAGCGTAACCGTCGATCAGATCAAGGATGTAGCCAGGCGTTATCTGGTCAAGGACCAAGCCGTGACGAGCTATCTTCTGCCGCCCGATACCGAAGCAGAAAGCGCCCGCAAGAAGCCGAACGCGCCAGCAAATGACGCAAGCGCAAGCGGTGCGGGAGGAGCGATCCAGTGA
- the rsmD gene encoding 16S rRNA (guanine(966)-N(2))-methyltransferase RsmD codes for MRIVGGKFRGRALVTPSTNAIRPTTDRTRESLFNILAHSFPDKVEGVRVLDLFAGTGALGLEALSRGARYATFVEESADGRGILRQNIEALGLQGHTKILRRDACQLGIVGTMEPFDLVFADPPYGRRMGEKAFLSALQGGWLNPDALLVLEEDAQAALELDDRFAVREERNYGGTVIRLIELKAAS; via the coding sequence GTGCGGATCGTCGGCGGTAAGTTTCGCGGGCGCGCGCTCGTAACACCGTCCACAAACGCCATTCGCCCGACCACGGACCGCACACGCGAAAGCCTGTTCAACATTCTTGCCCATAGTTTTCCTGACAAGGTGGAAGGTGTGCGGGTGCTCGATCTTTTTGCGGGTACGGGCGCGCTGGGGTTGGAAGCCCTGTCGCGTGGCGCGCGCTATGCAACCTTTGTAGAGGAATCCGCAGACGGGCGGGGAATTCTGCGCCAGAATATCGAGGCGCTTGGCCTGCAAGGACACACCAAGATCCTGCGGCGCGATGCCTGCCAGCTTGGCATTGTCGGGACGATGGAGCCATTTGATCTGGTCTTCGCCGATCCGCCCTATGGGCGGCGCATGGGTGAAAAGGCATTTTTATCAGCACTCCAGGGCGGTTGGCTTAATCCTGACGCACTTTTGGTGCTTGAAGAGGACGCGCAGGCGGCACTTGAGCTGGACGATCGATTCGCCGTGCGCGAAGAACGCAACTATGGGGGCACGGTCATTCGGCTGATTGAGTTGAAAGCCGCCAGTTAA